A stretch of Deltaproteobacteria bacterium DNA encodes these proteins:
- a CDS encoding XylR N-terminal domain-containing protein: MQASDLRGTEILDIDPNYGFPLFNSFRLAIFGLPFLEVLMSDLKEALGGAHASRILSRLGYRSGVVVATALRNLYNWTSDEELLRAGAFMKAKTGLAAEEITHLYLPNEKAQFSIKGKWIHSIEAQIYQQVADVSLNHGVCNILAGQASGFASAVLGVDVLVREITCIGKGDKECTFEGRPLNDWHLSENELQIFSALPSLPEEIAKLEDELSITYNRLLKTRQFVN, from the coding sequence ATGCAAGCAAGTGATTTACGTGGCACTGAAATTTTAGATATAGATCCAAATTACGGCTTTCCTCTTTTTAACTCTTTTAGATTAGCAATTTTTGGTTTGCCATTTTTAGAAGTATTGATGAGCGATTTAAAAGAGGCATTGGGTGGGGCTCACGCCAGTCGTATTTTATCTCGCCTGGGGTATCGTTCAGGTGTCGTCGTAGCAACCGCATTACGTAACCTATATAATTGGACCTCAGATGAAGAGTTACTGCGTGCTGGTGCTTTTATGAAGGCAAAGACTGGTCTTGCCGCTGAAGAAATTACTCATCTTTATTTGCCAAATGAAAAAGCACAATTTTCTATTAAAGGCAAATGGATACATTCAATAGAGGCACAAATTTATCAACAAGTTGCAGATGTTTCACTCAATCATGGCGTTTGCAATATTCTGGCAGGGCAGGCAAGTGGTTTTGCCAGTGCAGTTCTTGGTGTCGATGTATTGGTTCGAGAGATTACCTGTATTGGCAAGGGTGATAAAGAATGTACTTTTGAAGGCCGTCCTTTGAATGATTGGCACTTGTCTGAAAATGAATTGCAGATTTTTTCAGCTCTTCCTAGTTTGCCTGAAGAAATAGCCAAACTAGAAGACGAACTTTCTATTACATATAATAGATTGTTGAAGACACGCCAGTTCGTGAACTAG
- a CDS encoding NAD(P)/FAD-dependent oxidoreductase, whose amino-acid sequence MKFNQTRQQFTSDYDCIVIGAGNGGLASALQLAKKGVRVLLVEQHNLPGGFASSFVRGRFEFEIALHEIADVGPYSTKQSLREMLEDDFGLNIEWVEVPEAYHLIIDEKKNPLDIKVPFGLTNFINTVEQIAPGSREAVTRYIAVCKEAIDGLLYLKQSRGKPNKLHLIKNYPSFIKTSAYTVEEVLDAMHISHEARSVLNGYWCYLGLPPNRLGFTLFGAMLNRYISTYGFIPRLRSHELTLKLAERFKECGGQIAFNTRVDKILVKDEQVYGIETHCQEVINSKYIICNLSPTVVFNKLIHPKTQVPKQALRECNARLHGSSAFVVYMGLDALPKEIGLDSYSYFIMDNHDINDIYNSFGRLEAPLGQATVCLNNAIPDCSPPGTSIVSITTLFQPHVWQGVRQEDYFKLKSEIAAGLIEKLEKATGASIRKYIEEIEIATPQTMARYTSSYEGIVYGYEPEPWDSIIARMKGMQAERHFAGLSFCGGFGFRSHGYLNALSTGQTAALMTYKEILEGRN is encoded by the coding sequence ATGAAATTCAATCAAACCAGACAACAATTTACAAGTGATTATGATTGCATTGTGATAGGTGCCGGTAATGGCGGCCTCGCTTCTGCTCTACAATTAGCCAAAAAGGGCGTAAGAGTATTACTCGTAGAACAGCATAATCTTCCGGGCGGCTTCGCTTCGAGCTTTGTTCGCGGTCGCTTTGAATTCGAAATTGCTTTGCATGAAATAGCCGATGTGGGGCCATATTCGACCAAGCAGTCCCTGCGAGAGATGCTTGAGGATGATTTTGGCTTAAATATCGAATGGGTAGAAGTACCGGAGGCATATCATCTTATCATAGATGAAAAGAAAAACCCGCTTGATATCAAGGTGCCCTTTGGCCTTACTAATTTTATTAATACAGTTGAGCAAATTGCACCTGGTAGCCGAGAAGCTGTTACCAGATATATCGCCGTATGCAAAGAAGCAATCGATGGATTACTCTACCTCAAGCAAAGCAGGGGCAAACCCAATAAGCTGCACCTGATAAAAAACTATCCTAGTTTTATAAAGACTAGTGCCTATACTGTTGAAGAAGTATTGGATGCCATGCATATTTCACATGAGGCTAGGTCGGTCTTAAACGGCTATTGGTGCTATCTGGGGCTCCCTCCCAATCGTCTGGGTTTCACCCTTTTTGGTGCCATGCTTAACCGATATATCAGCACCTATGGTTTTATACCTCGCCTTCGTTCGCATGAACTCACCCTTAAGCTGGCTGAGAGGTTTAAGGAATGTGGTGGGCAAATAGCATTCAATACTCGAGTTGATAAAATCCTGGTTAAAGACGAACAGGTATATGGGATAGAAACCCATTGCCAAGAGGTGATCAATAGCAAGTATATAATCTGCAATCTTTCTCCGACCGTAGTTTTTAATAAGTTGATTCATCCCAAGACTCAGGTGCCCAAACAGGCCTTACGTGAATGTAATGCACGTCTACACGGCTCAAGTGCTTTCGTGGTTTATATGGGTTTGGATGCTCTCCCTAAAGAAATTGGGCTTGATTCATATAGCTACTTTATTATGGACAATCATGATATCAACGATATCTACAACAGCTTTGGCCGACTAGAAGCCCCTTTAGGTCAGGCTACAGTATGTCTTAACAATGCTATCCCAGACTGTTCCCCACCTGGGACATCGATTGTTTCGATCACTACCCTATTCCAGCCGCATGTTTGGCAAGGGGTAAGGCAAGAAGATTATTTTAAGTTAAAATCAGAGATAGCCGCAGGTTTAATTGAAAAGCTCGAGAAGGCTACTGGAGCCTCGATTCGCAAATACATTGAAGAGATCGAAATCGCCACCCCTCAGACAATGGCACGTTATACAAGCAGCTATGAGGGTATTGTCTATGGATATGAACCCGAGCCATGGGATTCAATTATAGCGCGTATGAAGGGCATGCAAGCAGAGAGACATTTTGCAGGCCTTTCTTTCTGTGGTGGCTTTGGCTTTCGCTCTCATGGCTACTTAAATGCTCTTTCCACTGGTCAAACCGCAGCCTTGATGACCTATAAGGAGATACTGGAAGGGAGAAATTAA